Proteins from a genomic interval of Cucumis melo cultivar AY chromosome 7, USDA_Cmelo_AY_1.0, whole genome shotgun sequence:
- the LOC103493718 gene encoding uncharacterized protein LOC103493718 isoform X3: METSVTSAAGATFLPSSTAVVCRRRRWIFLSSKTNRREYTIKRGIEDSSPLFNKFSKRTATSVSGTSSASMKKMISNGYGGRNSNVKKIYKQLESCLVIPPPRGKPPRAIIKFLGGAFIGAIPEVSYSYLIEFLAKEGFLIISVPYNVTFDHANAARQVFERFHVCLDTILASGLPDEDISPSQLVNLPLFSVGHSNGALLQVLTGSYFSEKIPKANAIISFNNRPATEAVPYFEQLGPLTSQMMPVVQASPVYSMARSVSEDARKILLDAAGAIVPDSDREVLNSLTKFVDQLPSVFNQVTEGVSEFRPTPSENRDCFKCNYNVQNTLLVKFISDTIDETDLLEQTLKPRVESINGTLEKVELSGNHITPCVQLNVFLSDWT, encoded by the exons ATGGAAACATCTGTCACCTCTGCCGCCGGCGCCACCTTTTTGCCCTCCTCTACCGCCGTCGTTTGCCGCCGACGTCGATGGATTTTCCTATCCAGCAAAACTAACAGACGCGAATATACTATCAAGAGAGGTATTGAAGACAGTTCTCCCCTTTTCAATAAATTTTCAAAGCGAACTGCTACATCAGTCTCCGGAACTTCATCGGCttcaatgaagaagatgatctCGAATGGATATGGTGGTAGAAATTCGAATGTCAAAAAGATATACAAGCAATTGGAATCTTGTTTAGTGATACCGCCGCCGAGGGGTAAGCCACCTCGCGCTATCATCAAGTTCCTCGGCGGCGCTTTCATCGGAGCTATTCCTGAAGTCTCTTACAG CTACTTAATTGAGTTTTTGGCAAAGGAAGGGTTTCTGATAATCTCAGTACCTTACAATGTGACTTTCGATCATGCCAATGCCGCGAGACAAGTATTCGAGAGGTTTCATGTCTGTTTGGATACCATTTTAGCTTCCGGATTGCCCGATGAAGATATTTCACCTTCTCAACTCGTTAACCTTCCTCTATTTTCTGTGGGTCATAG CAATGGCGCGCTTCTACAAGTACTCACGGGGAGCTATTTCTCTGAAAAGATACCTAAG GCTAATGCTATAATCTCCTTCAACAACAGGCCAGCAACAGAGGCTGTTCCTTACTTCGAGCAG TTGGGCCCTTTAACCAGTCAGATGATGCCAGTTGTACAAGCATCTCCAGTTTACTCAATGGCTAGGAGTGTCTCAG AGGATGCAAGGAAGATATTGCTCGATGCTGCTGGAGCTATTGTTCCAGACAGTGATCGAGAAGTCTTGAATTCTCTGACCAAATTTGTTGATCAGTTGCCCTCAGTGTTTAACCAG GTGACAGAAGGGGTTTCAGAGTTCAGACCAACTCCATCTGAGAATCGAGATTGCTTCAAGTGTAATTACAATGTCCAAAACACTCTTCTG GTGAAGTTCATTTCAGACACGATTGATGAGACCGATCTACTTGAACAAACACTAAAGCCTCGCGTCGAGTCTATCAATGGCACACTTGAGAAGGTTGAGTTAAGTGGAAACCATATCACACCATGCGTACAG TTGAACGTTTTTCTTTCAGATTGGACATGA
- the LOC103493718 gene encoding uncharacterized protein LOC103493718 isoform X4, which produces METSVTSAAGATFLPSSTAVVCRRRRWIFLSSKTNRREYTIKRGIEDSSPLFNKFSKRTATSVSGTSSASMKKMISNGYGGRNSNVKKIYKQLESCLVIPPPRGKPPRAIIKFLGGAFIGAIPEVSYSYLIEFLAKEGFLIISVPYNVTFDHANAARQVFERFHVCLDTILASGLPDEDISPSQLVNLPLFSVGHSNGALLQVLTGSYFSEKIPKANAIISFNNRPATEAVPYFEQLGPLTSQMMPVVQASPVYSMARSVSEDARKILLDAAGAIVPDSDREVLNSLTKFVDQLPSVFNQVTEGVSEFRPTPSENRDCFKCNYNVQNTLLVKFISDTIDETDLLEQTLKPRVESINGTLEKVELSGNHITPCVQIGHEF; this is translated from the exons ATGGAAACATCTGTCACCTCTGCCGCCGGCGCCACCTTTTTGCCCTCCTCTACCGCCGTCGTTTGCCGCCGACGTCGATGGATTTTCCTATCCAGCAAAACTAACAGACGCGAATATACTATCAAGAGAGGTATTGAAGACAGTTCTCCCCTTTTCAATAAATTTTCAAAGCGAACTGCTACATCAGTCTCCGGAACTTCATCGGCttcaatgaagaagatgatctCGAATGGATATGGTGGTAGAAATTCGAATGTCAAAAAGATATACAAGCAATTGGAATCTTGTTTAGTGATACCGCCGCCGAGGGGTAAGCCACCTCGCGCTATCATCAAGTTCCTCGGCGGCGCTTTCATCGGAGCTATTCCTGAAGTCTCTTACAG CTACTTAATTGAGTTTTTGGCAAAGGAAGGGTTTCTGATAATCTCAGTACCTTACAATGTGACTTTCGATCATGCCAATGCCGCGAGACAAGTATTCGAGAGGTTTCATGTCTGTTTGGATACCATTTTAGCTTCCGGATTGCCCGATGAAGATATTTCACCTTCTCAACTCGTTAACCTTCCTCTATTTTCTGTGGGTCATAG CAATGGCGCGCTTCTACAAGTACTCACGGGGAGCTATTTCTCTGAAAAGATACCTAAG GCTAATGCTATAATCTCCTTCAACAACAGGCCAGCAACAGAGGCTGTTCCTTACTTCGAGCAG TTGGGCCCTTTAACCAGTCAGATGATGCCAGTTGTACAAGCATCTCCAGTTTACTCAATGGCTAGGAGTGTCTCAG AGGATGCAAGGAAGATATTGCTCGATGCTGCTGGAGCTATTGTTCCAGACAGTGATCGAGAAGTCTTGAATTCTCTGACCAAATTTGTTGATCAGTTGCCCTCAGTGTTTAACCAG GTGACAGAAGGGGTTTCAGAGTTCAGACCAACTCCATCTGAGAATCGAGATTGCTTCAAGTGTAATTACAATGTCCAAAACACTCTTCTG GTGAAGTTCATTTCAGACACGATTGATGAGACCGATCTACTTGAACAAACACTAAAGCCTCGCGTCGAGTCTATCAATGGCACACTTGAGAAGGTTGAGTTAAGTGGAAACCATATCACACCATGCGTACAG ATTGGACATGAGTTCTGA
- the LOC103493718 gene encoding uncharacterized protein LOC103493718 isoform X1: METSVTSAAGATFLPSSTAVVCRRRRWIFLSSKTNRREYTIKRGIEDSSPLFNKFSKRTATSVSGTSSASMKKMISNGYGGRNSNVKKIYKQLESCLVIPPPRGKPPRAIIKFLGGAFIGAIPEVSYSYLIEFLAKEGFLIISVPYNVTFDHANAARQVFERFHVCLDTILASGLPDEDISPSQLVNLPLFSVGHSNGALLQVLTGSYFSEKIPKANAIISFNNRPATEAVPYFEQLGPLTSQMMPVVQASPVYSMARSVSEDARKILLDAAGAIVPDSDREVLNSLTKFVDQLPSVFNQVTEGVSEFRPTPSENRDCFKCNYNVQNTLLVKFISDTIDETDLLEQTLKPRVESINGTLEKVELSGNHITPCVQRCKNEFLLMCSMCTSHLHMVHIERRTNSPIYIEQSLLSSELIAPHQNPTHI, translated from the exons ATGGAAACATCTGTCACCTCTGCCGCCGGCGCCACCTTTTTGCCCTCCTCTACCGCCGTCGTTTGCCGCCGACGTCGATGGATTTTCCTATCCAGCAAAACTAACAGACGCGAATATACTATCAAGAGAGGTATTGAAGACAGTTCTCCCCTTTTCAATAAATTTTCAAAGCGAACTGCTACATCAGTCTCCGGAACTTCATCGGCttcaatgaagaagatgatctCGAATGGATATGGTGGTAGAAATTCGAATGTCAAAAAGATATACAAGCAATTGGAATCTTGTTTAGTGATACCGCCGCCGAGGGGTAAGCCACCTCGCGCTATCATCAAGTTCCTCGGCGGCGCTTTCATCGGAGCTATTCCTGAAGTCTCTTACAG CTACTTAATTGAGTTTTTGGCAAAGGAAGGGTTTCTGATAATCTCAGTACCTTACAATGTGACTTTCGATCATGCCAATGCCGCGAGACAAGTATTCGAGAGGTTTCATGTCTGTTTGGATACCATTTTAGCTTCCGGATTGCCCGATGAAGATATTTCACCTTCTCAACTCGTTAACCTTCCTCTATTTTCTGTGGGTCATAG CAATGGCGCGCTTCTACAAGTACTCACGGGGAGCTATTTCTCTGAAAAGATACCTAAG GCTAATGCTATAATCTCCTTCAACAACAGGCCAGCAACAGAGGCTGTTCCTTACTTCGAGCAG TTGGGCCCTTTAACCAGTCAGATGATGCCAGTTGTACAAGCATCTCCAGTTTACTCAATGGCTAGGAGTGTCTCAG AGGATGCAAGGAAGATATTGCTCGATGCTGCTGGAGCTATTGTTCCAGACAGTGATCGAGAAGTCTTGAATTCTCTGACCAAATTTGTTGATCAGTTGCCCTCAGTGTTTAACCAG GTGACAGAAGGGGTTTCAGAGTTCAGACCAACTCCATCTGAGAATCGAGATTGCTTCAAGTGTAATTACAATGTCCAAAACACTCTTCTG GTGAAGTTCATTTCAGACACGATTGATGAGACCGATCTACTTGAACAAACACTAAAGCCTCGCGTCGAGTCTATCAATGGCACACTTGAGAAGGTTGAGTTAAGTGGAAACCATATCACACCATGCGTACAG AGATGTAAGAACGAATTCCTTCTTATGTGTTCGATGTGTACCTCCCACCTACATATGGTGCATATAGAAAGGAGGACCAATAGTCCCATCTACATTGAGCAG AGCCTACTGAGCTCTGAGCTCATTGCGCCCCATCAAAATCCTACACACATTTAA
- the LOC103493721 gene encoding ubiquitin carboxyl-terminal hydrolase 18-like, with the protein MHVSGVTLDLNWFLQLILTLFFIIFGLLYLVKNTASKYFEVDANFEASSGGATAGRSDGTDCNSMSGGGGSMADAVCVVCGNLGSKKCSRCKAVRYCSPTCQEIHWKAGHKTKCKDFQARRNTDDCETPNTHRDSKASTIGSKNFSAISLVPSCRASKPIKQPKDILFPYDEFVDLFYWDKQYFHPCGLLNCGNSCFANVVLQCLSFTRPLFAFLLEKGHRNECVRDDWCFFCEFQTHVERASQSAQPFSPNNIILRLPNIGGNLGYGRQEDAHEFMRFAIDRMQLACLDEFGGEKAVRAHSRETTIIQHIFGGQLQSQVICTNCNNVSNQHENMMDLTVEIHGDATSLEECLDQFTKIEWLHGDNKYKCDGCNDYVKASKRLTIKQAPNILTIALKRFQSGRFGKLNKKVTFPETLDLSPYMSEAGDRMDVYRLYAVVVHVDMLNASFFGHYICYIKDFSGNWYRIDDCKVFKVDLEEVLSQGAYMILYSRVRPRSSSLQTIESMGNKQLQKEKVEVDSCTNERVESNKQGLVDRICSSSSESTDGCMHGDNFTGSPDIQTEPERLYYEDVNGDAHESSTSSDTSVCTRKAAFGVASEAVRDDNVRDTDVHDVGISSSFPKDFGNDSQLLLNYKPLIITPVDTKTASVNGHCHSAVSMEVSYCNEDVSVNNLRVARDDSEDTDMISCETSSLAQDANNVRVNGHIHGDETPHICC; encoded by the exons ATGCACGTCTCTGGAGTAACCTTGGATCTCAATTGGTTCCTGCAATTGATTTTAACTctcttttttatcatctttGGGTTGCTGTATTTGGTGAAGAATACGGCCTCTAAATACTTTGAGGTCGACGCCAATTTTGAGGCTTCGAGTGGAGGAGCAACGGCAGGAAGAAGCGACGGCACCGACTGTAACTCAATGTCCGGCGGCGGCGGTTCCATGGCCGATGCTGTATGTGTCGTTTGTGGTAATTTAGGGTCGAAGAAGTGCTCGCGGTGTAAGGCTGTTCGATATTG TTCACCAACATGTCAAGAAATTCATTGGAAAGCTGGCCACAAGACAAAGTGCAAGGATTTTCAAGCACGTAGGAATACAGATGATTGTGAAACTCCGAATACCCACAGGGATTCCAAGGCTTCTACTATAGGGAGCAAAAATTTTTCGGCAATTTCATTGGTACCTTCTTGTAGAGCCTCTAAGCCTATCAAGCAACCAAAAGAT ATTCTTTTTCCCTATGATGAATTTGTGGACCTCTTTTACTGGGATAAGCAGTATTTTCATCCTTGTGGACTCTTAAATTGTGGCAATAG TTGCTTTGCCAATGTGGTTCTACAGTGTCTGTCCTTCACCAGACCACTTTTTGCCTTCCTTTTGGAAAAAGGACACAGAAATGAAT GTGTACGTGATGATTGGTGTTTCTTTTGTGAATTTCAAACACATGTTGAAAGAGCTAGTCAAAGTGCTCAACCCTTTTCACCCAATAATATTATCCTTCGGTTGCCTAATATTGGTGGGAATCTTGGTTATGGAAGGCAGGAAGATGCACATGAGTTCATGAG GTTTGCCATTGATAGAATGCAACTTGCGTGCCTTGATGAATTTGGTGGAGAAAAAGCTGTTCGTGCTCATTCCCGAGAGACAACCATCATACAGCACATTTTTGGTGGCCAACTTCAGTCCCAA GTGATATGTACAAATTGCAACAATGTCTCCAACCAGCATGAAAATATGATGGATTTGACTGTTGAAATTCATGGTGATGCTACATCATTGGAGGAGTGCCTCGATCAATTCACGAAAATAGAGTGGCTGCATGGTGATAACAAGTACAAATGTGATGG GTGCAATGATTATGTGAAGGCATCAAAACGTCTTACGATTAAACAGGCTCCTAATATTCTTACAATTGCCTTAAAGAGATTTCAG AGTGGGAGGTTTGGGAAGCTTAACAAGAAAGTAACGTTTCCAGAGACTTTAGACCTTAGTCCTTATATGAGTGAAGCCGGAGATCGTATGGATGTGTACAGGCTTTATGCCGTCGTTGTTCATGTTGATATGCTGAATGCTTCATTTTTCGGTCACTATATCTGCTACATTAAGGATTTCTCTGGAAATTGGTACAGGATTGATGATTGTAAG GTTTTTAAGGTTGATTTGGAAGAGGTACTATCTCAGGGAGCGTACATGATTTTGTACTCCAG GGTTCGCCCACGATCTTCAAGTCTTCAAACTATTGAATCTATGGGGAACAAGCAGCTCCAGAAAGAGAAAGTAGAAGTGGATTCTTGCACAAATGAACGagttgaaagcaataaacaagGACTTGTGGATCGCATTTGTTCGTCTAGCTCTGAGTCAACTGATGGCTGTATGCACGGTGATAATTTTACTGGGTCCCCTGACATTCAAACAGAACCTGAGAGATTGTATTATGAAGATGTTAATGGAGATGCACACGAGTCATCTACATCAAGCGATACTTCTGTTTGCACTCGCAAGGCAGCATTCGGAGTTGCTTCGGAAGCTGTAAGGGATGATAATGTCAGGGATACAGATGTGCATGATGTCGGAATTAGTTCATCTTTTCCTAAAGATTTTGGAAATGATTCTCAATTATTGTTGAACTACAAACCTTTGATAATAACTCCAGTAGATACAAAAACAGCAAGTGTAAATGGTCATTGTCATTCAGCCGTTTCAATGGAGGTTTCTTACTGCAATGAGGACGTTTCAGTGAACAATCTCAGAGTTGCAAGAGACGATTCAGAAGATACAGATATGATTAGTTGTGAGACGAGTTCTCTTGCCCAAGACGCCAATAATGTTCGTGTCAATGGACACATACATGGAGATGAAACCCCACACATCTGCTGCTGA
- the LOC103493718 gene encoding uncharacterized protein LOC103493718 isoform X2, with amino-acid sequence METSVTSAAGATFLPSSTAVVCRRRRWIFLSSKTNRREYTIKRGIEDSSPLFNKFSKRTATSVSGTSSASMKKMISNGYGGRNSNVKKIYKQLESCLVIPPPRGKPPRAIIKFLGGAFIGAIPEVSYSYLIEFLAKEGFLIISVPYNVTFDHANAARQVFERFHVCLDTILASGLPDEDISPSQLVNLPLFSVGHSNGALLQVLTGSYFSEKIPKANAIISFNNRPATEAVPYFEQLGPLTSQMMPVVQASPVYSMARSVSEDARKILLDAAGAIVPDSDREVLNSLTKFVDQLPSVFNQVTEGVSEFRPTPSENRDCFKCNYNVQNTLLVKFISDTIDETDLLEQTLKPRVESINGTLEKVELSGNHITPCVQEPKWEVGYWYTPADAVAQALKSLSLRETRELAKTLTNWFERFEA; translated from the exons ATGGAAACATCTGTCACCTCTGCCGCCGGCGCCACCTTTTTGCCCTCCTCTACCGCCGTCGTTTGCCGCCGACGTCGATGGATTTTCCTATCCAGCAAAACTAACAGACGCGAATATACTATCAAGAGAGGTATTGAAGACAGTTCTCCCCTTTTCAATAAATTTTCAAAGCGAACTGCTACATCAGTCTCCGGAACTTCATCGGCttcaatgaagaagatgatctCGAATGGATATGGTGGTAGAAATTCGAATGTCAAAAAGATATACAAGCAATTGGAATCTTGTTTAGTGATACCGCCGCCGAGGGGTAAGCCACCTCGCGCTATCATCAAGTTCCTCGGCGGCGCTTTCATCGGAGCTATTCCTGAAGTCTCTTACAG CTACTTAATTGAGTTTTTGGCAAAGGAAGGGTTTCTGATAATCTCAGTACCTTACAATGTGACTTTCGATCATGCCAATGCCGCGAGACAAGTATTCGAGAGGTTTCATGTCTGTTTGGATACCATTTTAGCTTCCGGATTGCCCGATGAAGATATTTCACCTTCTCAACTCGTTAACCTTCCTCTATTTTCTGTGGGTCATAG CAATGGCGCGCTTCTACAAGTACTCACGGGGAGCTATTTCTCTGAAAAGATACCTAAG GCTAATGCTATAATCTCCTTCAACAACAGGCCAGCAACAGAGGCTGTTCCTTACTTCGAGCAG TTGGGCCCTTTAACCAGTCAGATGATGCCAGTTGTACAAGCATCTCCAGTTTACTCAATGGCTAGGAGTGTCTCAG AGGATGCAAGGAAGATATTGCTCGATGCTGCTGGAGCTATTGTTCCAGACAGTGATCGAGAAGTCTTGAATTCTCTGACCAAATTTGTTGATCAGTTGCCCTCAGTGTTTAACCAG GTGACAGAAGGGGTTTCAGAGTTCAGACCAACTCCATCTGAGAATCGAGATTGCTTCAAGTGTAATTACAATGTCCAAAACACTCTTCTG GTGAAGTTCATTTCAGACACGATTGATGAGACCGATCTACTTGAACAAACACTAAAGCCTCGCGTCGAGTCTATCAATGGCACACTTGAGAAGGTTGAGTTAAGTGGAAACCATATCACACCATGCGTACAG GAACCAAAGTGGGAGGTAGGTTATTGGTACACTCCTGCAGATGCTGTTGCTCAGGCCCTTAAATCTCTATCTTTGAGAGAAACAAGAGAGCTTGCTAAAACCTTAACCAATTGGTTTGAGCGTTTCGAAGCCTAA
- the LOC103493717 gene encoding uncharacterized protein LOC103493717, whose translation MNSPDQLNFEAAAQISKPDEEPKKQVRRRRHSRRRLYKEVPLDMAEARREIVTALKLHRASSTKEAAREQQQKQDQESKQSFPLFPELGQCFEAEGRRKSKRNPRIYPSCSYDCSFYLENGSGFVAPPPENLNTEIPIQTFDDDFKTLDTCSSFCSLSFWPPPSSYICPTVSCPDTHHQEFPKSVSLREEEGNLMASDVFWFNNDPTGVNEKDMQQEAVLEEEAMAMAMDDLKSMSMDVKALEIDCHHSSDNAMEFPDWMSINDDSLQQYSNYHFVEEDCLQEPDLSCFDIGKIEDMGKEWLT comes from the exons ATGAATTCCCCAGATCAACTCAACTTTGAAGCTGCCGCACAAATTTCAAAGCCAGATGAAGAACCAAAGAAACAGGTTAGGAGGAGACGCCATAGCCGGCGGCGGCTTTACAAGGAAGTGCCTCTGGATATGGCTGAGGCTAGAAGAGAGATTGTAACTGCACTTAAGCTCCATAGAGCATCATCAACCAAAGAAGCTGCAAGAGAGCAGCAACAAAAGCAGGACCAAGAAAGTAAACAATCATTTCCTCTGTTTCCTGAATTAGGCCAATGTTTTGAAGCTGAAggaagaaggaaatccaaaagaaaCCCCAGGATATACCCAAGTTGTTCGTATGATTGCtcattttatttggaaaatggGTCTGGTTTTGTTGCTCCTCCACCTGAGAATCTCAATACAGAAATCCCTATACAAACCTTTGATGATGATTTCAAAACTTTGGATACTTGTTCTTCATTTTGTTCACTTTCATTCTGGCCCCCACCATCTTCATATATTTGTCCCACTGTTTCTTGCCCTGATACTCATCATCAGGAATTCCCCAAATCAGTTTCATTACGTGAGGAAGAAGGCAATTTAATGGCTTCTGATGTGTTTTGGTTCAATAATGACCCAACTGGAGTGAATGAAAAGGACATGCAGCAGGAAGCAGTGTTGGAGGAGGAAGCTATGGCTATGGCTATGGATGATTTGAAGTCCATGTCCATGGACGTGAAAGCTTTAGAGATTGATTGTCACCATAGTTCTGATAATGCTATGGAATTTCCTGATTGGATGAGCATTAATGACGATTCTTTGCAGCAGTATTCGAATTATCATTTTGTAGAGGAAGATTGCCTTCAAGAGCCTGACCTATCCTG CTTCGACATAGGGAAGATTGAAGATATGGGTAAAGAATGGTTAACATGA
- the LOC103493719 gene encoding E3 ubiquitin-protein ligase AIP2, with protein sequence MESDEAVRLRLEELYKVLGKKQTFEEAVSTLFSLLQDRYPNASPDLRKSFYYIICRVATLLRTRFTFPGFWRSGLQLFQFSLTLLSDQSEIRHLQACVAQAEEILHQNDNPSPAPQSSSSNTGYLFEGHLTVDPEPPQPQWLVQSNLIRAAAAALSNAESSQSSAENNNVSETVAGILLGLNGDLENVINALTVETVDVDQPPKVPPASKEFVANLPLFTITDEILAKLGKDVQCAICKEDFAVDEKIQELPCKHAFHQDCLKPWLESNNSCPICRYELPTDDQEYENWKQREKEAEEERRGAENAVRGGEYMYI encoded by the exons ATGGAATCGGACGAGGCAGTGAGATTAAGACTGGAGGAATTGTATAAAGTATTGGGGAAGAAACAGACATTCGAGGAAGCAGTTTCCACCCTATTTTCTCTGCTTCAAGATCGTTATCCTAATGCTTCTCCTGATTTACGCAAATCG TTCTATTACATAATTTGCCGAGTTGCAACATTATTGAGGACAAGATTTACGTTCCCAGGGTTTTGGCGTTCTGGTCTCCAGCTTTTTCAGTTTTCTTTGACTCTGCTCTCTGATCAATCTGAGATACGACACCTTCAGGCTTGCGTAGCTCAGGCCGAGGAAATTCTGCACCAAAACGACAATCCATCTCCGGCTCCACAAAGTTCTTCATCAAATACAG GCTATCTTTTTGAAGGCCATCTCACTGTTGATCCAGAGCCACCCCAGCCGCAGTGGCTGGTGCAATCAAATCTCATAAGAGCCGCTGCAGCTGCGCTATCTAATGCTGAATCTTCTCAAAGTTCGGCTGAGAACAACAACGTTTCTGAGACAGTTGCTGGCATTCTTCTAGGGCTTAATGGAGATCTTGAAAACGTTATAAATGCG TTAACTGTTGAAACGGTTGACGTTGACCAACCACCAAAAGTTCCTCCTGCAAGTAAAGAATTCGTCGCCAACCTTCCTCTATTTACTATAACAGATGAAATTCTCGCCAAGCTAGGAAAAGATGTACAATGTGCCATTTGCAAGGAAGACTTCGCTGTTGATGAAAAGATTCAAGAATTGCCTTGCAAACATGCATTCCACCAAGATTGTTTGAAGCCATGGCTG GAATCAAATAACTCTTGTCCTATCTGTCGATATGAATTGCCCACCGACGACCAAGAATACGAGAACTGGAAGCAACGAGAGAAAGAGGccgaagaagaaagaagaggagCTGAAAATGCTGTTCGTGGTGGtgaatatatgtatatttgA
- the LOC103493720 gene encoding F-box only protein 13 — MELVDARGGDLGVTRKRKRYDGENNMLSNFSLDDLNQDILERVLSRLPTSAFFRLSSVCKRWKSVAASSSFKSACSDISARDPWFFMVDPHLNRSIVFDSTEKNWKKLNYPNLLQNHHLDSMPVAASGGLICFRNSLGNFVVSNPLTGSCSELPPVDLDQKDQSLHAIVMSADPDGCKGSYKLVLVYGQVPKLRFKVYSSTTGCWDEDFALSRKVDDSIDFNFNDDTVVYFLSRTGNVVSTNMQRSPSKQYSSVVTNKNGEDTVYFISSSGTIMACNLSKRCFVEYSRLLPVFSEYSIDVVECRGEMLVVMLSEFLETASLRVWRYDEEARTWHQIAALPPAMSHEWYGKKVDINCVGAGDQILICMNSNDLYTYLLCDLVENQWTELPKCYMNGEAVEFMSAFSFEPRIEATV, encoded by the coding sequence ATGGAGCTTGTTGATGCTCGTGGTGGTGATTTGGGGGTGACTCGGAAGAGGAAGAGATACGATGGAGAAAACAACATGTTGAGCAACTTTTCTTTGGATGATCTCAATCAAGACATTCTCGAGAGGGTGCTTTCGAGGCTACCAACCTCGGCATTCTTTCGCCTTTCTTCAGTGTGCAAAAGATGGAAATCGGTTGCAGCTTCTTCGAGTTTCAAGTCTGCGTGTTCGGACATTTCGGCACGTGACCCTTGGTTTTTCATGGTTGATCCACATCTCAACCGCTCGATTGTTTTCGATTCGACTGAGAAAAATTGGAAGAAGCTTAACTATCCAAACCTACTTCAGAATCATCATCTCGACTCGATGCCTGTTGCTGCCTCTGGTGGTTTGATCTGTTTTCGTAATTCATTGGGAAACTTTGTTGTGTCCAATCCTTTAACGGGCTCCTGTAGTGAGCTTCCTCCTGTGGATCTTGACCAAAAAGATCAATCTCTTCATGCCATTGTGATGAGTGCAGACCCCGATGGTTGTAAGGGCTCTTACAAGCTTGTATTGGTCTATGGCCAAGTTCCAAAGCTTCGGTTCAAAGTGTACAGTTCAACAACGGGTTGCTGGGACGAGGATTTTGCCTTGAGTAGAAAAGTTGATGATTCTATCGACTTCAACTTCAACGATGATACTGTTGTGTACTTCCTAAGTCGGACAGGAAATGTAGTGTCCACAAATATGCAGAGAAGCCCATCCAAGCAATATTCATCGGTCGTTACGAACAAAAATGGAGAGGATACCGTCTATTTCATTAGCTCATCCGGGACTATCATGGCTTGTAATCTGAGCAAGAGATGCTTTGTGGAGTACTCCAGGCTCTTGCCTGTCTTTTCAGAGTACTCTATCGATGTTGTTGAGTGTCGAGGTGAGATGTTAGTTGTTATGTTATCTGAGTTTCTTGAAACTGCAAGCCTTAGAGTTTGGAGATACGACGAGGAAGCTCGAACTTGGCATCAAATTGCAGCATTACCTCCTGCCATGTCGCATGAATGGTATGGCAAAAAGGTCGATATTAACTGTGTCGGAGCTGGTGACCAGATACTCATATGCATGAACTCAAATGACCTTTATACATATCTACTGTGCGATCTCGTTGAAAATCAATGGACCGAATTGCCCAAATGCTACATGAATGGTGAAGCTGTGGAGTTTATGTCTGCCTTCTCATTTGAGCCTAGAATTGAGGCTACTGTATGA